From Enterococcus wangshanyuanii, the proteins below share one genomic window:
- a CDS encoding YitT family protein, with amino-acid sequence MEEKKFYVKDVLLILAGTCLYAFGLVTFNIANDLAEGGVTGITLILRALFHIDPAYSTLIINIPLILIGGKVLGKHSFYYTILGTVSLSVFLWLWQRFPIEVNLDHDLLIASLLAGLAAGLGSGFVYRVGGTTGGTDVIARILEKNYGISMGRSLLIFDILVLVLSLSYIDVKRMMYTLIVSFVFSRVVDSVLDGAYAAKGMLVISDHTEDIGEVVMAILERGVTYLNGQGGYSQGEKKVLYMVVSPSELMEIKRIVHELDPKAFISVINVHEAIGEGFTYARPTKTLFKKKKVLN; translated from the coding sequence ATGGAAGAAAAAAAATTTTATGTTAAGGATGTTTTGCTGATTTTAGCTGGAACCTGTCTCTATGCATTTGGTCTAGTTACTTTTAACATTGCAAATGACTTGGCTGAAGGCGGCGTGACAGGGATCACCTTGATTTTACGGGCATTATTTCATATTGATCCAGCGTACTCAACGCTGATCATCAATATTCCACTGATTTTGATCGGTGGCAAAGTTCTTGGTAAACATTCATTTTATTATACTATTTTAGGAACGGTCTCTTTATCCGTTTTCTTATGGCTATGGCAACGTTTCCCGATCGAAGTTAATCTGGATCACGATTTGTTGATTGCTTCTTTACTTGCGGGGTTAGCTGCAGGCTTAGGCAGCGGATTTGTCTATCGTGTTGGCGGAACCACTGGTGGAACAGATGTTATTGCCCGGATTTTAGAAAAGAATTATGGGATCAGCATGGGACGCTCATTACTGATTTTTGATATTTTAGTCCTTGTTCTGTCACTAAGTTACATTGATGTTAAACGAATGATGTATACACTGATCGTATCGTTTGTGTTTAGCCGCGTGGTTGATTCTGTGCTGGATGGAGCATATGCTGCAAAAGGAATGCTGGTCATTTCTGATCATACAGAAGATATCGGCGAAGTCGTTATGGCTATTTTAGAACGTGGTGTTACTTATTTGAATGGTCAAGGCGGTTACTCTCAAGGAGAGAAAAAAGTGCTGTATATGGTCGTTAGCCCAAGTGAATTGATGGAAATCAAACGAATCGTTCACGAACTGGATCCAAAGGCGTTTATCTCAGTCATCAATGTTCATGAGGCCATTGGTGAAGGCTTTACTTATGCCCGACCAACTAAAACATTATTCAAAAAGAAAAAGGTCTTAAATTGA
- a CDS encoding nucleotide pyrophosphohydrolase, with the protein MNENKQSLYSMQQEVDAYIQQFKTGYFSPLSQMARLTEEVGELAREINHYYGEKPKKANEQPKTVTEELGDVLFVTMIMANSLDIDLTEAFQKNMEKFNQRDKYRFERKDGQTND; encoded by the coding sequence ATGAATGAGAATAAACAGTCACTGTATTCGATGCAGCAGGAAGTTGATGCGTATATCCAACAATTTAAAACAGGCTATTTTTCTCCTTTGAGTCAAATGGCTCGTTTGACTGAGGAAGTTGGTGAACTAGCCAGAGAAATCAACCACTATTACGGTGAAAAACCTAAAAAGGCAAACGAACAACCAAAGACCGTGACAGAAGAACTAGGAGATGTGTTATTTGTGACGATGATCATGGCCAATTCTCTAGATATAGATTTAACAGAAGCGTTTCAAAAGAATATGGAAAAATTCAATCAGCGAGATAAATATCGTTTTGAACGAAAGGATGGTCAGACAAATGATTAA
- the dapB gene encoding 4-hydroxy-tetrahydrodipicolinate reductase, with protein sequence MIKVLVAGFKGKMGVIATKMVLAHDNFELVGVLDPFEEKNNLKELAEYEVVDVPIFKAKKDVVSVKPDVWIDFTIPAVAYENTRFAIENHISPVVGTTGLTEEQLSELTTLSEELKVGGLIAPNFAVGAVLMMQFAQKAAAYFPDVEIIELHHDNKLDAPSGTALKTAEMMSEVRQKKLQGHQEEKELLAGARGADFDGMKIHSVRLPGLVAHQQVQFGGVGEGLTIRHDSYDRSSFMTGVALGCEKVIHLDKLVYGLENLL encoded by the coding sequence ATGATTAAAGTGTTAGTAGCAGGTTTCAAAGGGAAGATGGGTGTTATCGCGACCAAAATGGTTTTAGCTCATGATAATTTTGAGTTAGTAGGTGTATTAGATCCGTTTGAAGAAAAAAACAATCTTAAAGAATTAGCTGAATATGAAGTAGTCGACGTCCCGATTTTTAAAGCTAAAAAAGATGTAGTATCTGTTAAACCAGATGTTTGGATCGATTTTACTATTCCCGCGGTTGCTTATGAGAATACACGATTTGCAATCGAAAATCATATTTCACCAGTTGTTGGAACAACTGGATTAACAGAAGAACAATTGTCTGAATTAACGACGCTCTCTGAAGAACTTAAAGTTGGTGGCTTAATCGCACCTAATTTTGCTGTGGGTGCAGTTTTAATGATGCAGTTTGCACAAAAAGCAGCAGCCTATTTTCCAGATGTGGAAATCATCGAGCTTCATCATGATAATAAGCTGGATGCTCCGAGTGGAACAGCGCTTAAAACAGCTGAAATGATGAGTGAAGTTCGTCAAAAGAAACTGCAAGGACATCAAGAAGAAAAAGAACTACTTGCTGGTGCACGAGGCGCAGATTTTGACGGTATGAAAATCCATAGTGTACGATTGCCAGGATTAGTTGCACATCAGCAAGTGCAATTTGGTGGTGTGGGTGAAGGGCTGACTATCAGACATGATTCTTATGATCGTAGTTCATTTATGACTGGAGTCGCTTTAGGTTGTGAAAAAGTGATTCATTTAGACAAATTAGTCTATGGATTGGAAAATCTTTTATGA
- a CDS encoding CCA tRNA nucleotidyltransferase, whose amino-acid sequence MKLDMVPAEFIKASDILKEIHSHGYEAYFVGGSVRDALLGQEIHDVDIATSAYPEEIKQIFSRTIDVGIDHGTVLILAGEEQYEITTFRTESTYQDYRRPDKVTFVRTLKEDLKRRDFTINALAMTVEGEIIDLFDGMADLDQQIIRAVGNPKERFHEDALRMMRGLRFASQLDFSIETNTLAAIQEFHSLLEKISVERVAVEFSKLLLGKNRRAGILPFVETECYQYCPGLEQFGDALLRFADFPDRKIETEAQAWTLLIKTIGLKESDLRNFLKSWKLSNHLLQEVQQLLYGLEKRHVADWQAIDLFDLGLEAVVSVEKLLFYYNQKSKIEEASKLYLSLPIHDRKELAISGNELMKSFDKKPGKWLGDLIQTIERAVVDGQVENTQEALLSFAKDKLEKE is encoded by the coding sequence ATGAAACTAGATATGGTTCCAGCTGAATTTATCAAAGCATCTGATATTTTAAAAGAAATTCATTCTCATGGATATGAAGCCTACTTTGTGGGCGGCAGTGTTCGAGATGCCCTTTTAGGTCAAGAAATTCATGATGTAGATATTGCTACTAGCGCTTACCCAGAAGAGATCAAGCAAATATTTAGTCGGACAATCGATGTTGGGATCGATCATGGTACGGTTCTTATATTAGCAGGTGAAGAACAATATGAGATCACGACTTTTCGAACGGAGTCCACTTATCAAGATTATAGAAGACCAGACAAAGTTACATTTGTCCGCACATTAAAAGAAGATCTGAAACGACGTGACTTTACGATCAATGCGTTGGCGATGACTGTCGAAGGGGAAATCATTGATTTATTTGATGGTATGGCAGATTTGGATCAACAAATCATTCGGGCAGTAGGTAACCCGAAAGAACGTTTTCATGAAGATGCTTTACGTATGATGCGCGGTTTACGTTTTGCCAGTCAGCTTGATTTTTCGATTGAAACCAATACATTGGCCGCTATCCAAGAATTTCATTCGTTACTTGAAAAGATTTCAGTGGAGCGGGTCGCTGTGGAGTTCAGCAAATTATTACTAGGAAAAAACAGACGGGCAGGAATCTTACCTTTTGTCGAGACTGAATGTTATCAATATTGTCCAGGATTAGAACAATTTGGGGATGCTTTGCTAAGGTTTGCTGATTTCCCAGACCGAAAGATAGAGACGGAAGCACAAGCGTGGACATTGCTGATTAAAACAATTGGTCTAAAGGAAAGTGACCTACGCAACTTTTTAAAATCATGGAAGCTTTCCAACCATTTACTTCAGGAAGTACAACAGCTATTATATGGTTTAGAGAAACGTCACGTTGCTGATTGGCAAGCCATCGATTTATTCGATTTAGGCTTAGAAGCGGTCGTATCGGTTGAAAAACTATTGTTTTATTATAACCAAAAGAGTAAAATTGAAGAAGCAAGTAAACTTTATTTAAGTCTGCCTATCCATGATCGGAAAGAACTAGCCATTTCAGGGAATGAGTTGATGAAGTCCTTTGACAAAAAGCCTGGAAAATGGTTAGGTGATTTAATTCAAACAATCGAGAGAGCGGTTGTTGATGGACAGGTTGAAAATACGCAGGAAGCATTACTTTCTTTTGCAAAAGACAAGCTGGAGAAGGAGTGA